In Paracoccus aerodenitrificans, the following are encoded in one genomic region:
- a CDS encoding GNAT family N-acetyltransferase — MSSTCRFRLDIRPEIPGDEGAISALTEAAFKPVAHSSGTEARIIEELRDAGALILSLVAVGDGRITGHLGFSPVQISKEDCGWIGLGPVSVSPGHQKAGIGSTLIRDGLSRMQDAGYAGCVLLGDPAYYGRFGFRHDPALVYPGVPPEYFMALHWSGPARHGEVAYHPAFRS; from the coding sequence GTGTCTTCAACCTGTAGGTTTCGCCTAGATATCCGCCCCGAAATTCCCGGCGATGAAGGCGCCATATCGGCGCTGACCGAGGCCGCATTCAAGCCCGTGGCCCATAGCAGCGGCACCGAAGCACGGATTATCGAGGAATTGCGCGATGCGGGCGCGTTGATCCTGTCGCTTGTGGCCGTCGGGGATGGGCGGATCACCGGTCATCTCGGCTTCTCTCCGGTGCAAATCAGCAAAGAAGATTGCGGGTGGATCGGATTGGGTCCGGTCTCGGTCAGCCCCGGACACCAGAAAGCGGGGATTGGCAGCACCCTGATCCGCGACGGATTATCGCGGATGCAGGATGCGGGGTATGCGGGATGCGTGCTGCTTGGCGATCCTGCCTATTATGGCCGCTTCGGCTTCCGGCACGACCCGGCACTGGTCTATCCGGGGGTGCCACCCGAATATTTCATGGCATTGCATTGGAGCGGCCCTGCCCGGCACGGTGAAGTCGCCTATCACCCGGCCTTCAGAAGCTGA
- a CDS encoding C40 family peptidase, producing the protein MTDRRMTPATDRVALSSLRDVMMREIYTDGEPARVSVPVADLLAQPDGARDRQLNFGADVTIIEKRGDLAFVQAVRDGYCGWIRQADLTDQRPRITHRVSAPATHIYAGPDIKQRETGFLSLNARLSVVGTEGRFAQLAEGGWVPLQSISDGFASDPVEAAESLIGTPYLWGANSRQGIDCSGLVQAALHGCGLACPGDSDLQRAAFAEVEDMRRGDLLFWPGHVAMVCGDGRMIHATAWQMRVIHEDIDSAIARIDAAGDGPFLGINRPGREEISF; encoded by the coding sequence ATGACGGATCGGCGCATGACCCCGGCGACGGATCGCGTGGCTCTGTCATCTCTGCGCGATGTGATGATGCGCGAGATCTATACGGATGGTGAGCCGGCGCGTGTCTCGGTTCCCGTGGCAGATCTGCTGGCGCAGCCGGATGGGGCGCGGGACCGGCAGTTGAATTTCGGTGCCGATGTCACGATCATCGAAAAGCGGGGCGATCTTGCTTTTGTGCAGGCTGTGCGCGACGGCTATTGCGGCTGGATTCGGCAGGCGGATCTGACGGACCAGAGGCCCCGGATCACCCATCGGGTCTCTGCGCCCGCGACGCATATCTATGCGGGACCGGATATCAAGCAGCGGGAAACCGGCTTTCTGTCACTGAATGCGCGTCTCTCGGTCGTCGGGACCGAGGGTCGTTTCGCACAGCTTGCAGAGGGTGGCTGGGTGCCGCTTCAGTCGATATCCGACGGCTTCGCCAGCGATCCGGTCGAGGCCGCGGAATCGTTGATCGGGACGCCCTATCTCTGGGGCGCGAATTCGCGTCAGGGGATCGATTGCTCCGGTCTGGTGCAGGCGGCGCTGCATGGTTGCGGTCTTGCCTGTCCGGGGGATTCGGATTTGCAGCGGGCGGCCTTCGCCGAGGTTGAGGATATGCGCCGTGGCGATCTGTTGTTCTGGCCGGGTCATGTCGCGATGGTCTGCGGTGACGGGCGGATGATCCATGCGACCGCCTGGCAGATGCGGGTGATTCATGAGGACATCGACAGCGCCATTGCCCGGATCGACGCTGCGGGGGATGGCCCGTTCCTTGGTATAAACCGGCCCGGCAGGGAAGAAATCAGCTTCTGA
- a CDS encoding leucyl aminopeptidase family protein, protein MKPEFAASTDDSYPIWLADSTLPEGLDADARNWATATGFSGKAGQVCLLPGTSGAITGALIGIGSGSDYLERFALAKAASALPEGAWHIQHWPDGIDRAEAAFGWLLAQYAFDRYRKAEGAKARLVAPDPADAPRLIAMAESEFLTRDLINTPANDMGPDALEAAARDVAQRNGFSVNVISDDALLEHDFPMIHAVGRAGAQAPRLIELMRGDEGPSVTLVGKGVCFDTGGLDIKPAASMKLMKKDMGGAATVLGLAQMLVATEAADGLRLRVLIPAVENAIAGNAFRPGDILRSRKGLTVEVNNTDAEGRLVLADAMAYAAEDRPDWLISMATLTGAARVALGPDLPPFYCDDDDAAAAIQKSGLDLWDPVWRMPFWEPYEKMIEPGIADLDNAPAGGMAGSITAALFLRHFAEGAGRYAHFDIYGWQPSAAPGRAQGGVQQGARALLGALPGLLA, encoded by the coding sequence ATGAAACCAGAATTCGCCGCATCCACTGATGACAGCTACCCGATCTGGCTGGCCGATAGTACGCTTCCCGAGGGTCTGGATGCAGATGCAAGGAACTGGGCCACTGCGACCGGGTTTAGCGGCAAGGCCGGGCAGGTTTGTCTGCTTCCCGGGACGTCCGGCGCGATCACCGGGGCCTTGATCGGTATCGGGTCCGGCTCGGATTATCTTGAGCGTTTTGCCCTTGCGAAGGCCGCCTCGGCGCTGCCTGAAGGCGCATGGCATATCCAGCACTGGCCTGATGGCATCGACCGGGCAGAGGCAGCGTTTGGCTGGCTGCTGGCGCAATATGCGTTTGACCGCTATCGGAAAGCCGAAGGGGCCAAGGCGCGGCTGGTTGCGCCCGATCCGGCCGATGCGCCGCGCCTGATCGCGATGGCGGAAAGTGAGTTTCTGACCCGTGACCTGATCAATACGCCCGCCAATGATATGGGCCCCGACGCGCTTGAGGCGGCGGCTCGAGATGTGGCGCAGCGGAATGGGTTTTCCGTCAATGTTATCTCGGACGATGCGCTGCTGGAGCATGATTTTCCGATGATCCATGCGGTCGGGCGGGCAGGGGCGCAGGCTCCCCGGCTGATCGAGTTGATGCGCGGTGACGAAGGCCCCTCGGTGACATTGGTTGGCAAGGGGGTCTGCTTCGATACGGGCGGGTTGGATATCAAACCTGCCGCCAGCATGAAGCTGATGAAGAAGGATATGGGTGGTGCCGCGACAGTGCTCGGTCTGGCGCAGATGCTGGTTGCAACCGAAGCGGCAGACGGGCTTCGCCTGAGGGTGCTGATCCCCGCCGTCGAAAACGCGATTGCCGGGAATGCGTTCCGCCCGGGCGATATCCTGAGATCGCGCAAGGGCCTCACGGTCGAGGTGAATAATACCGATGCCGAGGGGCGTCTGGTGTTGGCGGATGCGATGGCCTATGCGGCGGAGGATCGGCCCGACTGGCTGATCAGCATGGCGACGCTGACCGGGGCTGCGCGGGTGGCGCTTGGTCCCGATCTGCCGCCTTTCTATTGCGATGATGACGATGCGGCTGCGGCAATACAGAAATCGGGTCTCGATCTGTGGGATCCGGTCTGGCGGATGCCGTTCTGGGAGCCTTATGAAAAGATGATTGAGCCCGGCATTGCCGATCTGGACAACGCCCCTGCGGGCGGCATGGCAGGCTCGATCACGGCGGCGTTGTTCCTGCGCCATTTTGCCGAAGGCGCGGGGCGTTATGCGCATTTCGATATCTATGGCTGGCAACCCTCTGCCGCGCCGGGACGGGCGCAAGGTGGGGTCCAGCAAGGGGCGCGTGCGCTGCTTGGCGCATTGCCGGGGCTGCTGGCATGA
- a CDS encoding carbonic anhydrase encodes MHNAKLLPHYLVSRYTGWRATTYAENRAWYTRLAEDGQRPRAMVISCCDSRVHVTSIFGADTGEFFIHRNIANLVPPYTPDGQQHGTSAAVEYAVQALKVSHLIVMGHTNCGGVAGCHAMCSGKAPDLEEESSFVGRWMDILRPGYDRVSGLSEEQQIPALEREAVMVSLENLMSFPFVREAVESERMTLHGLIHDIADGTLFQFDGAKGEFTRV; translated from the coding sequence ATGCATAACGCCAAGCTACTCCCGCATTATCTTGTCAGCCGCTATACGGGCTGGCGGGCCACGACCTACGCCGAGAACCGGGCCTGGTATACAAGGCTTGCCGAGGACGGGCAGCGACCACGCGCAATGGTGATCTCATGCTGCGATTCGCGTGTGCATGTCACCTCTATCTTCGGCGCCGATACAGGAGAGTTCTTCATTCACCGCAATATCGCCAATCTCGTGCCGCCCTATACGCCGGACGGGCAGCAGCACGGCACATCGGCAGCGGTGGAATACGCGGTACAGGCCCTCAAGGTCTCGCATCTGATCGTGATGGGACACACGAACTGCGGCGGTGTGGCAGGGTGTCATGCCATGTGTTCCGGCAAGGCTCCCGATCTGGAAGAGGAATCCAGCTTTGTCGGTCGCTGGATGGATATTCTGCGTCCTGGCTATGACCGCGTGTCGGGGCTGTCGGAAGAACAGCAGATACCGGCGCTTGAACGCGAGGCGGTAATGGTCTCGCTGGAAAATCTCATGAGCTTTCCCTTCGTGCGGGAAGCCGTCGAATCCGAGCGTATGACATTGCACGGGCTGATTCACGACATCGCAGATGGCACATTGTTTCAGTTCGATGGTGCAAAGGGCGAATTCACGCGCGTCTGA
- a CDS encoding glycosyltransferase family 4 protein, which produces MTDSTDIEIVAPNLKRRLSGVTATVVRLIPVQARMIGIVATGPGLPPELPHIPLSRAATLPRDRWRVWHARRNTEMALGLIFRRVLGRRYRLLFTSAAQRHHTGFTKWLIRQQDALIATSPQAASYLEREATVILHGVDTQVFRPAEDKAALRQQLGLDPDAVLIGCFGRVRAQKGVDLLVRAALRLFPERPKAQLIFTGRITPDNQKFADDLLAEAKAAGIEDRIRFLGEIPWEDVVRHYQALDLFAAPARWEGFGLTPLEAMACGVPTVAARVGAYETLIRDGETGSLVAADDLDALTHALARWLDDPETRENAGRAARDHVVRNHAIEGEARAIVDVYRKLLS; this is translated from the coding sequence ATGACTGACAGCACCGATATCGAGATCGTTGCCCCGAATCTGAAACGCCGCCTGTCGGGCGTGACCGCGACTGTCGTGCGGCTGATCCCGGTGCAAGCCCGGATGATCGGGATCGTCGCCACCGGACCCGGACTGCCGCCGGAATTGCCGCATATTCCTTTATCCCGCGCCGCCACCCTGCCCCGCGATCGCTGGCGGGTCTGGCATGCGCGGCGCAATACGGAAATGGCGCTTGGGCTGATCTTCCGGCGGGTTCTGGGCCGGCGCTACCGACTTCTGTTCACATCGGCGGCGCAGCGCCACCATACCGGCTTCACCAAATGGCTGATCCGTCAACAGGACGCGCTGATCGCCACCTCGCCACAGGCCGCATCCTATCTGGAGCGTGAGGCGACAGTGATTCTTCACGGCGTCGATACGCAGGTCTTCCGGCCCGCCGAAGATAAGGCAGCATTGCGGCAGCAATTGGGGCTGGACCCGGATGCGGTGCTGATCGGATGTTTCGGCAGGGTCCGGGCGCAGAAAGGCGTCGATCTGCTGGTTCGCGCGGCGCTGCGGCTGTTTCCCGAACGCCCCAAGGCTCAGCTGATCTTCACCGGGCGGATCACGCCGGATAACCAGAAATTCGCCGATGATCTTCTGGCCGAAGCCAAAGCCGCCGGAATAGAAGACCGTATCCGCTTCCTGGGTGAGATCCCCTGGGAGGATGTCGTGCGCCATTATCAGGCGCTCGATCTGTTCGCTGCCCCCGCCAGATGGGAGGGTTTCGGGCTGACTCCGCTTGAGGCAATGGCTTGCGGCGTGCCGACCGTGGCCGCCCGCGTGGGGGCGTATGAGACGCTGATCCGCGACGGAGAAACCGGCTCTCTCGTGGCGGCCGACGATCTGGATGCGCTGACCCACGCCCTTGCCCGCTGGCTGGACGATCCCGAAACCCGCGAAAATGCCGGTCGTGCTGCCCGCGATCATGTCGTCCGGAACCATGCGATTGAAGGCGAGGCTCGCGCCATTGTCGATGTTTACCGCAAGCTGCTGTCATGA
- a CDS encoding glycosyltransferase family 29 protein, translating to MTPLRFYIARVMRNEALLASLSIPQDELLSALNGKSVALVGNARSLANGRQGPQIDAHDLVVRINLAPMPSAESHGRRTGWLGLATRLPKAKRTRIAPSRILWMSHKRKRLDRQSAHSPGFYLHPLPDYEALKSRLEAPPTTGAMLIELLLRSELSRLDLYGFDFFASKSLSGGRSAGQVPHDFNSEAAWVGELLKSDPRLTLHPSG from the coding sequence ATGACGCCTCTGCGTTTCTATATCGCGCGGGTGATGCGGAACGAGGCGCTTCTGGCCTCTCTCTCGATCCCGCAGGATGAATTATTATCCGCGCTGAATGGCAAATCGGTTGCGCTTGTCGGCAATGCCCGCTCGCTGGCGAATGGTCGGCAGGGGCCGCAGATCGACGCGCATGATCTGGTGGTCCGCATCAACCTTGCGCCGATGCCGTCCGCCGAAAGTCACGGCAGGCGAACCGGCTGGCTGGGGCTGGCGACGCGGCTGCCCAAGGCCAAGCGCACACGCATTGCGCCTTCGCGCATTCTGTGGATGTCGCATAAACGCAAGAGGCTGGACCGGCAAAGCGCCCATTCGCCGGGATTTTACCTGCATCCGCTGCCGGATTACGAGGCGCTGAAATCACGGCTTGAGGCACCGCCGACGACGGGCGCGATGCTGATCGAGCTGTTGCTGCGATCGGAATTATCGCGGCTGGATCTCTACGGTTTCGACTTCTTCGCCTCGAAATCCCTGTCGGGCGGACGCAGCGCCGGGCAGGTGCCGCATGATTTCAACAGCGAGGCAGCATGGGTCGGGGAGTTGCTGAAAAGCGATCCCCGACTGACGCTTCACCCAAGCGGCTAG
- the pheT gene encoding phenylalanine--tRNA ligase subunit beta: MKFTLSWLKDHLETDASVEEMGRVLTDLGLEIEEIIDPAAKLSGFTIAKIVAAEQHPDADRLRVLRVETDEGEKQIVCGAPNAKAGLIGVLAKPGDYVPGLDTTLSVGKIRGVESHGMMASEREMELSDEHDGIIELPSGEVGQKFTDWLAANAPDKIDPVFDIAITPNRPDALGVRGIARDLAARGLGTLKSLTEVQIEGKFASPVNVTIDDEIAAKAPFFSGRVVRGVKNGPSPEWMQKRLRAIGLRPISALVDITNYFTYDLNRPLHVFDVAKVKGDLHLRGAKAGEKLVALDDKEYSLPEGAVVICDENGVESIAGVMGGAASGSQNDTTDVFIEAAYFDPISTAATGRALKINSDARYRFERGIDPEFTLVGLDLATRMVLDLCGGEASGPVTAGDIPDHSRAYRLDTDRVVSLVGMEIEDTVQRRTLEALGFRMEGDMAHVPSWRPDIQGEADLIEEVARIASLTRLVGKPMARPQPGVPLPVLTPLQRRETTARRMAAGLGYNECVTYSFIDADAAALFGGGGDEVRLENPISSEMTHLRPDLLPGLLAAAARNQARGFADLALFECGPVFSGGEPGDQALRLTGLLVGASAPRDAYGSRRPVDIYDAKADAEAILSAIGAPAKFQIDRKLDAWWHPGRSGNIQLGPNRLASFGEVHPKILRELDVKGPAVAFTIYIPNVPLPKANVPTRPALNASALQPVERDFAFVVDSDVEALTLVNAASGADKALIESVRVFDQFTGEKAEAQMGQGKKSVAITARLQPRDKTLTDAEIEAVAAKIVEKVGKATGGVLRG; the protein is encoded by the coding sequence ATGAAATTCACGCTGTCCTGGCTGAAAGACCATCTGGAAACCGATGCTTCCGTTGAAGAAATGGGGCGGGTTCTGACCGATCTGGGTCTTGAGATCGAAGAAATCATCGACCCCGCTGCGAAACTGTCCGGGTTTACCATCGCGAAGATCGTGGCTGCGGAACAGCATCCCGATGCCGACCGTCTGCGTGTGCTGCGGGTCGAGACGGATGAGGGCGAAAAGCAGATCGTCTGCGGTGCGCCGAATGCGAAGGCCGGTCTGATCGGTGTTCTGGCGAAGCCGGGCGATTATGTGCCCGGTCTGGATACGACGCTGAGCGTCGGCAAAATACGCGGCGTTGAAAGCCACGGCATGATGGCATCCGAGCGCGAGATGGAGTTGTCGGACGAACATGACGGCATTATCGAACTGCCATCCGGCGAGGTCGGGCAGAAATTCACCGACTGGCTGGCCGCGAATGCGCCGGACAAGATCGATCCGGTTTTCGACATTGCGATTACGCCGAACCGGCCCGATGCGCTTGGTGTGCGCGGGATCGCGCGGGATCTGGCGGCGCGGGGACTGGGAACGCTGAAGTCGCTGACCGAGGTTCAGATCGAGGGGAAATTCGCCAGCCCGGTCAATGTCACGATTGACGATGAGATCGCGGCGAAAGCGCCGTTTTTCTCGGGGCGCGTGGTGAGGGGCGTGAAGAACGGACCGTCGCCGGAATGGATGCAGAAACGGCTTCGGGCCATTGGTCTGCGTCCGATCAGTGCGCTTGTCGATATTACCAATTATTTTACCTATGACCTGAACCGCCCTCTGCATGTCTTCGATGTGGCGAAGGTGAAGGGTGATCTGCATCTCAGGGGTGCGAAGGCAGGCGAAAAATTGGTCGCCCTGGACGACAAGGAATACAGCCTGCCCGAAGGCGCCGTCGTGATCTGCGACGAAAACGGGGTGGAATCCATCGCCGGTGTCATGGGCGGCGCGGCATCGGGTTCGCAAAATGACACAACCGATGTGTTTATCGAGGCAGCCTATTTCGACCCGATCAGCACCGCCGCCACCGGGCGTGCGCTGAAGATCAACTCGGACGCGCGATATCGTTTCGAGCGTGGCATTGATCCTGAATTCACCCTTGTCGGCTTGGATCTTGCCACCCGGATGGTGCTGGATCTTTGCGGCGGGGAAGCGTCTGGCCCCGTTACGGCGGGCGACATTCCCGATCACAGCCGTGCCTATCGGCTGGATACGGATCGTGTCGTCAGCCTTGTCGGGATGGAGATCGAGGATACCGTGCAGCGCCGGACGCTGGAGGCGCTCGGCTTCCGGATGGAGGGCGATATGGCCCATGTTCCAAGCTGGCGGCCGGATATTCAGGGCGAGGCCGATCTGATCGAGGAGGTCGCGCGGATTGCCAGCCTGACCCGTCTGGTCGGCAAACCGATGGCGCGGCCTCAACCGGGGGTGCCTCTGCCGGTTCTGACGCCGTTGCAGCGCCGTGAGACAACGGCGCGGCGCATGGCGGCGGGTCTTGGCTATAATGAATGCGTCACTTACAGCTTCATCGACGCGGATGCGGCTGCGCTGTTCGGCGGCGGTGGCGACGAGGTGCGTCTGGAAAACCCGATCAGCTCTGAGATGACGCATTTGCGCCCCGATCTGCTGCCGGGCTTGCTGGCGGCGGCGGCACGGAATCAGGCGCGGGGCTTTGCGGATCTGGCTCTGTTCGAATGCGGCCCGGTTTTCTCGGGCGGAGAGCCGGGCGATCAGGCGCTGCGCCTGACCGGGTTGCTGGTCGGCGCATCTGCGCCGCGTGACGCTTACGGGTCGCGCCGCCCCGTGGATATTTACGACGCCAAGGCCGATGCCGAGGCGATCCTGTCGGCGATTGGCGCTCCGGCGAAATTCCAGATCGACCGCAAGCTTGACGCGTGGTGGCATCCCGGCCGTTCGGGCAATATCCAGCTTGGCCCCAACCGGCTTGCGAGTTTCGGCGAGGTGCATCCGAAGATCCTGCGCGAACTGGATGTGAAAGGTCCCGCCGTCGCGTTCACGATCTATATCCCGAACGTGCCTCTGCCCAAGGCGAATGTGCCGACCCGCCCGGCGCTGAATGCCTCGGCGCTGCAACCCGTCGAGCGGGATTTCGCCTTCGTTGTGGACAGCGATGTCGAAGCGCTGACATTGGTCAACGCCGCCTCGGGTGCCGACAAGGCGCTGATCGAAAGCGTGCGGGTTTTTGACCAGTTCACCGGCGAAAAAGCCGAGGCGCAGATGGGGCAGGGGAAGAAATCCGTCGCCATCACGGCCCGGCTTCAACCCCGCGACAAGACGCTGACCGATGCCGAGATCGAGGCCGTGGCCGCAAAGATCGTCGAAAAGGTCGGCAAGGCGACTGGCGGGGTTCTGCGCGGCTGA
- a CDS encoding alanine/glycine:cation symporter family protein yields MEAINSFVGWVNGIVWGVPMIVLILGTGLYLQIRLGFMPIRKIGYGLKMVRKSRIPDDIGDGEITPFAALMTTLSATIGTGNIAGVATAIALGGPGAVFWMWMTAFVGMATKYAEVVVAVKYREVDDRGEHAGGPMYAIKNGLGANWGWLAVAFAIFGGLAGFGIGNMVQSNSISEAMNTAFGLPGWVTGVVVAALTGAVILGGIKRIGAVAEKLIPAMAVIYVVAVLVVLLLNITALPGALMTIITSAFSPTSAVGGFAGAAVMHGIRFGVARGIFSNEAGLGTAGIAQAAGRTKDPVYSGMIGMMGTFIDTIIICTMTALAIMVTGVWTSGDSGAALSAAAFESALPGFGEELLALLLAVFAFTTILGWAYYGERCWEFLLGTKAAMPFRVVWTIAVFIGTVVTLDFAWLVADTLNALMAIPNLISLIALSPVVVMLTREYLESDQKR; encoded by the coding sequence ATGGAAGCGATTAACTCATTTGTAGGCTGGGTGAACGGTATCGTCTGGGGCGTTCCGATGATCGTATTGATCCTCGGGACCGGGCTTTATCTACAGATCCGGCTGGGATTCATGCCGATTCGCAAGATCGGATACGGCCTGAAAATGGTCCGCAAAAGCCGGATACCGGACGATATCGGCGATGGTGAGATCACCCCGTTTGCCGCGCTGATGACCACGCTGTCGGCAACGATCGGCACCGGGAATATCGCAGGCGTCGCGACCGCCATCGCTCTTGGCGGGCCGGGTGCGGTGTTCTGGATGTGGATGACCGCCTTTGTCGGCATGGCCACGAAATATGCCGAGGTCGTCGTCGCCGTGAAATATCGTGAGGTCGATGACCGGGGCGAACATGCGGGCGGCCCGATGTATGCGATCAAGAACGGTCTCGGAGCAAACTGGGGCTGGCTGGCCGTGGCCTTTGCGATTTTCGGCGGGCTTGCCGGGTTCGGGATCGGGAACATGGTTCAGTCGAACTCGATTTCCGAGGCGATGAATACCGCCTTCGGTCTGCCCGGCTGGGTGACCGGCGTTGTCGTCGCCGCACTGACCGGAGCGGTCATTCTCGGCGGTATCAAGCGGATCGGTGCTGTCGCCGAAAAGCTGATCCCGGCGATGGCGGTGATCTATGTTGTCGCGGTTCTGGTTGTGCTGCTGCTGAATATCACCGCGCTGCCCGGAGCTCTGATGACGATCATCACCTCGGCATTCTCTCCGACCTCTGCTGTTGGGGGCTTTGCGGGTGCAGCAGTGATGCACGGGATCCGCTTCGGTGTCGCACGCGGCATCTTCTCGAACGAGGCCGGTCTGGGAACCGCCGGGATCGCGCAGGCTGCGGGTCGCACGAAGGACCCGGTCTATTCCGGCATGATCGGAATGATGGGAACCTTCATCGACACGATCATCATCTGCACCATGACGGCGCTTGCGATCATGGTGACCGGCGTATGGACCTCGGGCGATTCCGGTGCCGCATTGTCGGCAGCGGCCTTCGAATCCGCGCTGCCGGGCTTCGGAGAGGAGTTGCTGGCGCTGCTTCTGGCCGTGTTCGCATTCACCACGATTCTCGGGTGGGCCTATTACGGCGAACGTTGCTGGGAGTTTCTTCTGGGGACGAAAGCCGCCATGCCGTTCCGCGTGGTCTGGACGATTGCGGTGTTCATCGGCACGGTTGTGACGTTGGATTTCGCTTGGCTGGTTGCGGATACGCTGAATGCTCTGATGGCGATTCCGAACCTGATTTCGCTGATCGCCCTGTCGCCGGTCGTGGTGATGCTGACCCGCGAATATCTGGAAAGCGACCAGAAACGCTGA
- a CDS encoding DUF6173 family protein: protein MSKKTSKTRKDAKASDQARPSEKKAQDKPPAPVPALPTEAVCDAADQAVIQAAEQVYDHLITRVKDFQATLPENYELGIQLANFGGEKALHVRGMGYRNPSIIEFYGLLDGQAQVAVVQHVSQLNFLLIAVPPVAEQEPYRIGFGADL from the coding sequence ATGAGTAAAAAGACCTCCAAAACCCGCAAGGACGCAAAAGCTTCGGATCAGGCGAGGCCCTCCGAAAAGAAGGCGCAGGATAAGCCTCCCGCGCCGGTTCCGGCCTTGCCCACGGAAGCTGTGTGCGATGCTGCCGATCAGGCGGTGATACAGGCGGCAGAGCAGGTTTATGATCACCTCATCACGCGTGTGAAGGATTTTCAGGCGACGCTGCCGGAGAATTACGAGCTTGGTATCCAGCTTGCGAATTTCGGCGGCGAGAAGGCGCTGCATGTGCGCGGGATGGGGTATCGCAATCCCAGTATAATCGAATTCTATGGGCTGCTGGACGGTCAGGCGCAGGTTGCGGTTGTGCAGCATGTCTCGCAACTGAACTTTCTGCTGATCGCCGTGCCACCTGTGGCGGAACAAGAACCGTATCGCATCGGATTCGGTGCGGATCTTTAG
- the pheS gene encoding phenylalanine--tRNA ligase subunit alpha yields the protein MTDLETLRSTYLGRVADASDASALEEVRLAALGKKGEISLKMRELGKMTPEERQIAGPAMNRLKDEIDAALRARKAALEDAALDARLRDEWLDVTMPGRPRPQGSIHPVSQVMEEVTQIFADMGFAVAEGPQVESDWYNFDALNIPPEHPARQEHDTFFMHRAEGDDRPPHVLRTHTSPVQIRAMEKTGAPIRVIAPGRVYRMDMDQTHTPMFHQVEGLAIGRDISMANLKWVLEEFCRAFFEVEKVELRFRASHFPFTEPSAEVDIRCSWEGGKLQIGEGDSWMEILGSGMVHPKVLEAAGVDSSEWQGFAFGMGIDRLAMLKYGIPDLRAFFESDLRWLRHYGFAAGDVPSVPGGLSR from the coding sequence ATGACCGATCTAGAAACGCTTCGTTCAACCTATCTGGGCCGCGTGGCCGATGCTTCCGACGCCTCCGCGCTGGAAGAGGTGCGCCTTGCCGCGCTTGGAAAGAAGGGCGAGATCAGCCTGAAGATGCGCGAACTGGGCAAGATGACCCCGGAAGAGCGGCAGATCGCGGGACCGGCGATGAACCGGCTGAAGGACGAAATCGACGCCGCCCTTCGCGCCCGCAAGGCGGCGCTTGAGGATGCCGCGCTTGATGCAAGGCTTCGGGATGAGTGGCTGGATGTGACCATGCCAGGCCGTCCGCGCCCTCAGGGCAGTATCCACCCGGTCAGTCAGGTGATGGAAGAGGTCACCCAGATCTTCGCCGATATGGGCTTTGCCGTCGCCGAAGGGCCTCAGGTCGAAAGCGACTGGTATAATTTCGACGCGCTGAATATCCCGCCGGAGCATCCCGCGCGGCAGGAACATGATACATTCTTCATGCACCGGGCCGAGGGCGACGACCGTCCGCCCCATGTGCTGCGTACGCATACCTCTCCGGTGCAGATCCGCGCGATGGAAAAGACCGGAGCGCCGATCCGCGTCATCGCGCCAGGCCGGGTGTACCGGATGGATATGGACCAGACCCATACGCCGATGTTCCATCAGGTCGAGGGACTGGCAATCGGTCGCGATATCTCGATGGCCAATCTGAAATGGGTGCTTGAGGAATTCTGCCGCGCCTTTTTCGAGGTCGAAAAAGTCGAACTGCGTTTCCGCGCCTCTCATTTCCCCTTCACCGAGCCTTCCGCCGAGGTCGATATCCGCTGCTCATGGGAAGGCGGCAAATTGCAGATCGGTGAGGGCGATTCGTGGATGGAGATCCTTGGCTCCGGCATGGTCCATCCCAAAGTGCTGGAAGCCGCCGGTGTCGATTCCTCCGAGTGGCAGGGCTTTGCGTTCGGCATGGGCATCGACCGCCTGGCAATGCTGAAATACGGCATCCCCGATCTGCGCGCCTTCTTCGAGAGCGATCTGCGGTGGTTGCGTCATTACGGTTTCGCCGCAGGAGATGTGCCGAGTGTGCCGGGCGGACTATCGCGGTAA